In Nocardioides marinus, one DNA window encodes the following:
- a CDS encoding type II toxin-antitoxin system VapC family toxin, with translation MIIDSSAVIAMVLDEGDADAVFETLAAAAQPLMATPTYVEATVVARGRSIAEFDAFLRRARVRLVDFTPEMAQVATDAYRRFGKGSGSPARLNLGDTFSYALARVTGEPLLFVGDDFTHTDVTPALTR, from the coding sequence TTGATCATCGACTCCTCCGCAGTGATCGCCATGGTGCTGGACGAGGGGGACGCAGACGCGGTCTTCGAGACGTTGGCCGCCGCCGCACAGCCCTTGATGGCCACCCCCACCTACGTCGAGGCGACGGTCGTGGCTCGTGGTCGGAGCATCGCCGAATTCGATGCATTCCTGCGCCGCGCACGAGTACGCCTGGTCGACTTCACCCCGGAGATGGCGCAGGTCGCGACAGACGCCTACCGACGCTTCGGCAAGGGCTCCGGCTCTCCCGCTCGACTCAACCTGGGCGACACGTTCTCCTACGCGCTGGCCAGGGTGACAGGAGAGCCGCTGCTGTTCGTCGGCGACGACTTCACCCACACCGACGTCACCCCGGCCCTCACCCGCTGA
- a CDS encoding type II toxin-antitoxin system VapB family antitoxin, whose protein sequence is MPTLNLKDPEVYRLARELAERRGTSMTAAVRAALAEAVEREPAHPGRATVDELRELARRVRDSGDEPLLTDDDLYDDLGLPR, encoded by the coding sequence GTGCCCACGTTGAACCTCAAGGATCCCGAGGTCTACCGGCTGGCCCGAGAGCTGGCCGAACGACGCGGCACGTCCATGACCGCGGCCGTCCGGGCGGCGCTCGCTGAAGCGGTGGAGCGGGAGCCCGCGCACCCTGGACGAGCGACCGTGGATGAGCTGAGGGAGCTCGCACGCAGGGTGCGCGACTCCGGCGACGAGCCGCTCCTCACCGACGACGACCTGTACGACGACCTGGGGCTTCCCCGTTGA